One region of Pirellulales bacterium genomic DNA includes:
- a CDS encoding PEP-CTERM sorting domain-containing protein, whose amino-acid sequence MKFSLKKIRCERALSLGMVALALTLAFGFAAHVEAATIPLFTTGVDGSGNALAAGAVDPHYSLSASDDANFPIPDAHVVGNPPGTWVANTASAQWIAPNPLQGGDSPPTGNSAGTYIYEIKFDLGLAPTAESIVGDWAVNTIGLILLNGQYVNGTTNLSGPGSLTSFSIPSSANFVAGVNTLDFVVVNALQGATGLYVGDIRGSFTPGIPEPSSVVLAGLGVCGLLVHRLRRSRSK is encoded by the coding sequence GTGAAATTCTCTTTGAAAAAAATTCGTTGCGAAAGAGCGCTGTCGTTGGGCATGGTGGCCCTCGCGCTGACCTTGGCTTTCGGTTTTGCCGCCCATGTCGAAGCGGCCACGATCCCCTTGTTCACCACGGGCGTCGATGGCTCGGGCAACGCATTGGCGGCCGGCGCCGTCGATCCGCACTACTCGCTGTCGGCCAGCGATGACGCGAACTTCCCGATCCCCGATGCACATGTCGTCGGTAACCCTCCGGGAACCTGGGTTGCGAACACGGCGTCCGCCCAATGGATCGCGCCGAATCCGCTGCAGGGTGGCGATTCGCCTCCGACGGGCAATTCGGCTGGCACGTACATTTATGAAATCAAGTTCGATCTCGGACTGGCGCCGACCGCTGAGTCGATCGTCGGCGACTGGGCGGTCAACACGATTGGCCTGATTCTGTTGAACGGCCAATATGTCAATGGCACGACGAACCTGTCGGGCCCTGGCAGCTTGACCAGCTTCTCGATTCCCAGCTCGGCGAACTTCGTCGCCGGAGTAAACACGCTGGACTTTGTGGTCGTGAACGCACTGCAGGGTGCAACTGGCTTGTATGTCGGCGACATCCGCGGCAGCTTCACCCCCGGCATCCCCGAACCGTCGAGCGTTGTGCTGGCAGGCTTGGGCGTGTGCGGACTGCTGGTTCATCGCCTGCGTCGCAGCCGTTCGAAGTAA
- a CDS encoding putative hydro-lyase: MTTAADLSTAHPREVRAAARAGKLLTPTAGLARGYVQANLVILPARDADDFAQFCRLNERPCPLLEQTEMGNPEPVQSALGADLRRDVPRYRIFRHGHHEPVEPTEVTSLWRDDFVGFLLGCSFTFEAALEAAGLSVRHIHERRNVPMYRTAIACQPAGRFAGPMVVSMRPYRAEQIEQVIEITSRYPTMHGAPLHVGDPAALGITDVARPDFGDAVTIHEDEIPVFWACGVTPQLALLAAAPEIAITHSPGHMFVTDWKEEAFCKM; encoded by the coding sequence ATGACCACTGCCGCCGATTTATCCACGGCTCATCCGCGCGAAGTTCGCGCCGCCGCACGCGCCGGAAAACTCTTGACGCCGACGGCCGGATTGGCCCGCGGTTATGTGCAGGCAAATCTCGTGATCCTGCCGGCGCGCGATGCGGACGACTTCGCCCAGTTCTGCCGTTTGAACGAGCGCCCCTGTCCGCTGCTGGAGCAGACCGAGATGGGCAATCCCGAACCGGTGCAAAGCGCCCTTGGCGCCGATCTGCGACGCGATGTGCCGCGCTATCGAATCTTTCGTCACGGGCATCATGAACCGGTCGAACCCACTGAGGTGACCTCGCTATGGCGTGATGATTTCGTTGGTTTTCTGCTGGGCTGCTCGTTCACTTTCGAAGCGGCTCTTGAAGCCGCCGGACTGTCGGTGCGCCACATTCACGAGCGGCGCAATGTGCCGATGTATCGCACCGCGATCGCTTGTCAGCCGGCGGGCCGGTTTGCCGGACCGATGGTCGTCAGCATGCGCCCCTATCGCGCCGAGCAAATCGAACAAGTCATCGAGATCACGAGCCGTTACCCGACGATGCACGGTGCCCCGCTGCACGTGGGGGATCCGGCCGCGCTGGGTATCACGGATGTGGCGCGCCCCGATTTCGGCGACGCCGTCACGATTCACGAGGATGAGATTCCCGTCTTTTGGGCGTGCGGTGTTACGCCACAACTGGCGCTGCTGGCCGCCGCGCCCGAGATCGCGATCACGCACAGCCCTGGCCACATGTTCGTCACGGATTGGAAGGAGGAAGCGTTTTGCAAAATGTGA
- a CDS encoding AMP-binding protein, whose translation MSPASPEDRRRLESLPAEQLAAHQLERLNALLAEILPANGFYAGKVANVKLPLSSLDELAEFPFTFKNELLGPPGSGGYAANLTWPRERYVRYHHTSGTRGRPLAVLDTADDWAWWMECWQYILDAAGVTHEDVAFFAFSFGPFVGFWSAHDATLARGCQVVPGGGMNTIARLEMLRSTQATVVFCTPSYALHLAEVARERQIDVGAFPVRVLILAGEPGGSIPAVRRRIEDAWQAHVFDHAGATEIGPWGFADEAATGLYINETQFLAEFLSLEHGGPANDGELSELVLTTLGRTGCPVIRYRTGDLVCPTWPHDRPIRFVLLDGGVLGRADNMMIIRGVNVFSSALDQIIRSFPEVPEYRVTAFKVAEMDQLSVEIEDHLDEPQRVAEELQLRLGLKIDVRTVPLGSLPRFEGKGSRFIDRR comes from the coding sequence ATGTCGCCTGCTTCGCCCGAAGATCGCCGCCGCTTGGAATCTCTTCCCGCAGAGCAACTGGCGGCGCACCAGCTTGAGCGGCTGAACGCCTTGCTGGCCGAGATCCTGCCCGCGAACGGCTTCTACGCCGGCAAGGTGGCCAACGTGAAGCTGCCGCTTTCGTCACTCGACGAGCTGGCTGAATTTCCTTTCACGTTCAAGAACGAATTGCTCGGCCCGCCAGGCTCGGGCGGATACGCCGCCAATCTTACCTGGCCGCGCGAGCGCTATGTGCGCTATCACCACACCTCGGGCACGCGCGGCCGGCCACTGGCTGTGCTCGACACGGCCGACGATTGGGCGTGGTGGATGGAATGTTGGCAGTACATCCTCGACGCGGCCGGAGTGACTCACGAGGACGTGGCTTTCTTCGCTTTCTCGTTCGGACCGTTTGTCGGTTTTTGGAGTGCGCACGACGCGACACTGGCGCGGGGCTGCCAGGTAGTTCCAGGCGGAGGCATGAATACGATCGCTCGGTTGGAAATGCTGCGCAGCACGCAAGCCACGGTCGTCTTTTGCACGCCGAGCTATGCCTTGCACCTGGCCGAGGTCGCGCGCGAGCGGCAAATCGACGTCGGCGCTTTTCCGGTCCGCGTGCTGATACTGGCCGGCGAACCAGGAGGATCGATTCCCGCGGTCCGACGTCGGATCGAAGATGCCTGGCAAGCCCACGTCTTCGATCATGCCGGCGCCACTGAAATCGGTCCGTGGGGCTTTGCCGACGAAGCCGCCACGGGACTCTATATCAACGAAACGCAGTTCCTGGCCGAATTCCTATCGCTCGAACATGGCGGTCCAGCGAACGACGGGGAACTGTCGGAGTTGGTGCTCACGACGCTCGGCCGCACCGGCTGTCCCGTGATTCGTTATCGCACCGGCGACCTGGTGTGCCCGACCTGGCCGCACGATCGGCCGATCCGCTTTGTGCTGCTCGACGGCGGCGTGTTAGGACGCGCTGACAACATGATGATCATTCGCGGCGTGAATGTTTTTTCCAGTGCGCTCGACCAGATCATACGCAGCTTTCCGGAAGTGCCCGAGTATCGCGTCACGGCCTTCAAGGTTGCCGAGATGGACCAGTTATCGGTCGAGATCGAAGACCATCTGGACGAGCCGCAACGCGTCGCCGAAGAATTGCAATTACGGCTGGGATTGAAGATCGACGTCCGCACGGTCCCGCTGGGCTCGCTGCCCCGTTTCGAAGGGAAAGGCTCGCGCTTTATCGATCGCCGATGA
- a CDS encoding cysteine desulfurase-like protein gives MKSEGKLAPLDVAACRRQFPALAREIAGQPAVFFDGPAGSQVPQRVIDAISRYLIECNANHGGLFATSRESDALLTAAREAMTDLLGSGDPSLVAFGANMTTLTFALSRALARTWKLGDEIIVSRLDHDANVTPWVLAARDAGVIVRHIGVRRDDCTLDLDEFRSLLSPRTRLVAVGCASNAVGTVNPVSEIVALAHEAGALVFLDAVHYAPHRLIEVDAWGCDFLACSAYKFFGPHVGVLWGRRELLESLPAYKLRPAGDMLPDRWMTGTQSHEGIAGALAAVEYLADLGRTADPTRAARRAALTTAFAAITEYETQLAARLLSGLAELPRFEVWGIPGTARLHERVPTVAIKHAERTAHDVAERLAEQGIFVWHGNFYALPLTETLGLEPEGVVRIGLLHYNTAGEVDRLLAALAEFG, from the coding sequence GTGAAATCGGAAGGCAAGCTCGCGCCGCTGGATGTGGCCGCTTGCCGTCGTCAATTCCCGGCGCTCGCGCGCGAAATCGCAGGTCAACCGGCTGTGTTTTTCGACGGACCGGCTGGCAGCCAGGTGCCGCAGCGCGTGATCGACGCCATCTCCCGCTACTTGATTGAGTGCAACGCTAATCATGGCGGACTGTTCGCCACGAGCCGGGAAAGCGATGCCCTGCTTACCGCGGCCCGCGAGGCGATGACCGACCTGTTGGGCTCGGGCGATCCATCGCTCGTGGCTTTTGGCGCGAATATGACCACGCTGACATTCGCGCTCAGCCGCGCCCTGGCCCGCACGTGGAAATTGGGAGACGAAATCATCGTTAGCCGGCTGGATCACGACGCCAATGTCACACCTTGGGTGCTCGCCGCGCGCGATGCCGGTGTGATCGTGCGTCATATCGGCGTGCGACGCGACGACTGCACGCTGGACCTTGATGAATTTCGTTCGCTCCTCTCGCCCCGCACGCGCCTGGTGGCCGTAGGCTGTGCGTCGAACGCCGTGGGCACAGTGAATCCGGTGTCCGAGATCGTTGCGCTGGCGCACGAAGCCGGCGCGCTCGTCTTCCTCGATGCCGTTCATTACGCACCGCATCGCTTGATCGAAGTCGATGCCTGGGGTTGCGACTTCCTGGCTTGCTCGGCCTATAAATTCTTTGGCCCGCACGTCGGGGTGCTGTGGGGACGGCGCGAATTGCTTGAATCGCTGCCGGCCTACAAGCTTCGTCCAGCCGGCGACATGCTGCCGGATCGCTGGATGACCGGCACGCAGAGCCACGAAGGGATTGCTGGTGCACTGGCCGCGGTGGAATACCTGGCCGATCTCGGCCGCACCGCCGACCCTACGCGCGCGGCACGACGTGCTGCGCTAACGACCGCCTTCGCGGCGATCACAGAGTACGAAACGCAACTCGCCGCGCGCCTGCTATCCGGACTGGCCGAGCTGCCACGCTTCGAGGTCTGGGGCATCCCCGGCACCGCGCGACTGCACGAGCGTGTTCCGACCGTAGCCATCAAGCATGCCGAACGAACTGCGCACGATGTTGCCGAGCGACTCGCCGAGCAGGGCATCTTTGTCTGGCACGGCAACTTCTACGCCCTGCCGCTGACCGAGACGCTGGGCCTCGAGCCCGAGGGGGTCGTGCGGATTGGCCTGTTGCATTACAACACGGCAGGCGAGGTTGATCGGCTGCTGGCCGCGTTGGCCGAGTTCGGTTGA
- a CDS encoding zf-HC2 domain-containing protein, which translates to MSCQSISDLLPLLIYDELDVGEAAACRQHLAECADCRAELASLERTRDLLDQAPVRQSQLDLAAVCLRVAARERHSRSVRRVGVSVAAIAAVLLLAMSLRFFNITLEPGRLVVAWTKPPVRFVPAPDTLPVDVAPASLADNDAPGEERGNRASRDADIDAYLSGETYSMVASAGLPRPLSAAQAKALRYAHPASKSSGLTPPEKTYQDLRREYLETPVDGSVPRG; encoded by the coding sequence ATGAGTTGCCAAAGCATTTCGGACCTGTTGCCACTATTGATCTATGACGAGCTGGACGTTGGCGAAGCCGCCGCCTGCCGGCAGCATCTGGCCGAGTGCGCGGACTGCCGCGCGGAACTCGCGTCGCTTGAGCGCACCCGTGATCTGCTCGATCAGGCTCCGGTGCGTCAGTCACAGCTCGACCTGGCCGCGGTTTGCCTGCGCGTGGCGGCACGCGAACGTCACAGCCGCTCAGTGCGGCGCGTTGGTGTTAGCGTTGCGGCGATCGCGGCCGTCTTGTTGTTGGCAATGTCGCTGCGGTTTTTCAACATCACGCTCGAACCGGGCCGGCTGGTGGTCGCATGGACAAAGCCACCCGTACGGTTTGTGCCCGCCCCCGACACCTTGCCGGTGGACGTGGCTCCCGCGTCCTTGGCCGACAACGATGCGCCTGGCGAGGAGCGCGGCAACCGTGCAAGTCGCGATGCCGATATCGACGCCTACTTAAGTGGCGAGACGTATTCCATGGTCGCGAGCGCCGGTCTGCCCCGCCCACTTTCGGCCGCCCAGGCGAAAGCGCTGCGGTACGCCCACCCGGCGAGCAAGTCGTCCGGCCTTACACCGCCGGAAAAGACGTATCAGGACCTTCGTCGCGAGTATTTGGAAACCCCTGTCGATGGCAGCGTGCCGCGTGGCTAG
- a CDS encoding dipeptidase yields MNCKIIVAIVALIGMMSLPLALAVEDATQTDKAADARPAVVLTDAARELHRSALVVDGHNDLPWQLRTKGESGFTKFDIAQPQPTLDTDLPRLKKGGVGAQFWSAYAPVETMRTGESAKVTLEQIDLIRRMIDRYPDDLELALTADDIVRIHKSGKIASLIGVEGGHAIDNSIASLRRLYDLGARYMTLAHSDSLDWVDSATDVPRSEGLSPFGEEVVTTMNDLGMLVDISHISADAMRDVLRVSRAPVIASHSSAFAVAGHPRNVPDDVLRGLPKNGGVIMVNFFSGFIVPERAELGARTVAERIARRQKDPAEKDEGGANAIFRSTAEQQKLSPGSVHTLVDHIDHIVKVAGIDHVGLGSDYDGVTKLPAQLEDVSTYPYITQELLNRGYKPDAIRKVLGENLVRALRQAEQVKK; encoded by the coding sequence ATGAACTGCAAAATCATTGTTGCTATCGTCGCGTTGATAGGAATGATGTCGCTCCCCTTAGCGCTGGCTGTAGAAGATGCCACACAGACGGACAAGGCCGCCGATGCTCGACCAGCCGTTGTATTGACCGACGCCGCCCGCGAGTTGCACCGCAGTGCGCTCGTCGTCGATGGGCACAATGACTTGCCTTGGCAGTTGCGCACCAAGGGGGAATCGGGCTTTACGAAGTTCGATATCGCGCAGCCGCAACCGACGCTCGACACCGATCTGCCGCGATTGAAAAAAGGGGGCGTCGGGGCGCAGTTCTGGTCGGCCTACGCCCCGGTCGAGACGATGCGCACCGGGGAATCAGCCAAGGTCACGCTCGAGCAGATCGACTTGATTCGGCGGATGATCGACCGGTATCCCGACGACCTGGAACTGGCGCTAACGGCCGACGACATCGTGCGCATTCACAAGTCCGGCAAAATCGCCTCGTTGATCGGCGTCGAAGGAGGGCACGCGATCGACAATTCGATCGCTTCGCTGCGTAGGCTCTACGACTTGGGTGCCCGTTACATGACGCTGGCCCATAGCGACTCGCTCGATTGGGTCGACTCGGCCACGGATGTGCCACGCTCGGAAGGGCTCAGCCCTTTCGGCGAAGAAGTCGTCACGACGATGAACGACCTGGGAATGTTGGTCGATATTTCGCATATTTCCGCCGATGCAATGCGCGACGTGCTGCGCGTCAGCCGGGCTCCGGTGATTGCTTCGCATTCATCCGCCTTTGCCGTGGCCGGACACCCGCGCAATGTGCCGGACGATGTCCTACGTGGGCTGCCGAAGAATGGGGGCGTGATCATGGTGAATTTCTTTTCGGGATTCATCGTGCCCGAGCGGGCCGAGCTCGGCGCCCGCACGGTGGCCGAACGTATCGCCCGGCGCCAGAAGGATCCGGCCGAGAAAGACGAAGGGGGCGCGAACGCCATCTTTCGCTCGACGGCCGAGCAGCAAAAACTTTCCCCCGGAAGCGTCCACACGCTGGTGGACCATATCGATCACATCGTCAAGGTGGCCGGCATCGACCACGTGGGCTTGGGATCAGACTATGATGGCGTGACCAAGCTGCCGGCGCAGTTGGAGGATGTCTCGACGTACCCTTACATCACGCAGGAGTTGCTGAACCGCGGCTACAAACCGGACGCGATTCGCAAGGTCCTCGGTGAGAATCTGGTGCGGGCGCTACGGCAGGCCGAGCAGGTCAAGAAATAG
- a CDS encoding MFS transporter codes for MSAPPRKSALLIIFLTVFIDLLGFGMVLPLLPIYGEHFAEMHGFSEQQTGLIVGLLMSSFSAMQFLFLPIWGRLSDRFGRRPVVILGLAGSTFFYAMFGLATAWRSLAGLFITRIGAGIAGATISTAQAYIADCTGRHERAKGMALIGAAFALGFTVGPVLGGAALLAGGEAATSPWPGFLAAGLSGAALLLAIFRLPESLTHDSESAGRTLFDRRGLRAALSRPSIGLLLVASFVAVFSFANFESTLSLQIKQLVGNERDGGFVEHMKDALEPLPDATAETSSAPVRSAALVRILALGKSLGYRDADKLTLFVVLATFTYLGVILTLAQGFLVRRLSGRLSEGAMATGGAVTAMAGFVLLAFAAQRNDFTLLIEAMALEVIGFAFVNPSLQSLLSRRTDPREQGSILGLGQSMTSLARIMGPVFGVSLFARSRDFPYWAATGLMAVGLVMIVAAARGGRDFADTGEG; via the coding sequence ATGTCCGCGCCCCCACGCAAGTCCGCGCTGTTGATCATCTTCCTGACGGTCTTTATCGACCTGTTGGGTTTCGGCATGGTGTTGCCGCTGTTGCCGATCTATGGCGAACACTTCGCCGAGATGCATGGCTTCAGCGAGCAGCAAACCGGCCTGATCGTGGGACTGCTGATGTCCAGCTTTTCGGCGATGCAGTTTTTGTTTCTGCCGATCTGGGGGCGTTTGAGCGATCGTTTCGGCCGACGGCCGGTCGTGATCCTTGGACTGGCTGGCTCGACGTTCTTCTATGCGATGTTCGGATTGGCTACGGCCTGGCGCAGCCTGGCAGGGTTGTTCATCACGCGCATCGGGGCAGGCATCGCCGGCGCCACGATCTCGACCGCGCAGGCCTACATCGCGGATTGCACTGGCAGGCACGAGCGTGCCAAAGGAATGGCACTAATCGGTGCGGCCTTCGCGCTCGGCTTCACTGTGGGGCCGGTACTTGGCGGAGCGGCACTGTTGGCCGGAGGCGAAGCGGCCACGAGCCCCTGGCCCGGCTTTCTGGCCGCGGGCCTATCCGGCGCGGCGCTATTGCTGGCGATCTTTCGCCTGCCGGAATCACTCACGCACGACAGCGAAAGCGCGGGACGCACGCTGTTCGATCGGCGCGGATTACGGGCCGCGCTCTCAAGACCGTCGATCGGCCTGCTGCTCGTGGCCTCGTTCGTAGCGGTGTTTTCGTTCGCGAATTTCGAATCGACGCTGTCGCTGCAAATCAAACAATTGGTGGGGAATGAACGTGACGGCGGTTTCGTCGAGCACATGAAAGATGCGCTCGAACCACTGCCAGACGCCACGGCCGAGACTTCATCGGCGCCAGTGCGCTCGGCGGCGCTTGTGCGAATTCTCGCCTTGGGAAAAAGCCTGGGCTATCGGGACGCCGACAAGCTGACGCTGTTTGTCGTGTTGGCAACGTTCACGTACTTGGGAGTCATTCTGACGCTGGCCCAGGGATTCTTGGTGCGCCGGCTCTCGGGACGCTTGTCCGAAGGGGCGATGGCCACCGGCGGCGCCGTAACGGCCATGGCCGGCTTCGTACTGCTAGCCTTCGCGGCGCAGCGTAACGACTTTACGCTGCTCATCGAGGCCATGGCCCTCGAGGTCATAGGCTTTGCCTTTGTGAACCCATCGCTGCAATCGTTGCTTTCGCGGCGGACCGACCCGCGCGAGCAAGGGAGCATCCTCGGACTGGGTCAAAGCATGACGTCGTTGGCCCGCATCATGGGGCCGGTGTTCGGCGTCAGCCTGTTCGCACGAAGCCGCGACTTTCCCTACTGGGCCGCCACGGGGCTGATGGCCGTAGGGCTGGTGATGATCGTCGCCGCGGCCCGGGGCGGCCGTGATTTCGCCGACACGGGCGAAGGATGA
- a CDS encoding DUF971 domain-containing protein has product MPVHPTKLSLLADGAVRIEWSDGVTRRYLVRQLRDECPCATCREKRAAPPPPATSLNVLSPAEAKPLTLASMKPMGNYAYAIQFSDGHDTGIYTFDLLRELGEETAEGK; this is encoded by the coding sequence ATGCCTGTGCATCCCACAAAGCTCTCCTTGCTCGCCGACGGTGCCGTGCGCATCGAGTGGAGTGACGGCGTGACGCGCCGTTATCTGGTCCGGCAACTGCGCGACGAATGCCCGTGTGCGACGTGCCGTGAGAAACGGGCGGCTCCGCCACCGCCGGCGACATCGCTGAATGTTCTCTCGCCGGCCGAGGCCAAGCCTTTGACGTTGGCCAGCATGAAGCCGATGGGGAATTACGCCTATGCGATCCAATTCAGCGACGGCCACGACACGGGCATCTACACGTTCGATCTACTGCGCGAACTCGGCGAAGAGACCGCAGAAGGGAAGTAA
- a CDS encoding sigma-70 family RNA polymerase sigma factor produces MNQVAAATDHELMDRSRQGDPAAFATLIERWQGPVSRLVSQLLGPQADVEDLCQEVFVRVLRARDRYQPSHAFSTWMYRIALNVARDSRRRQQHRPSVVAMSQDVPSSAPPAAESMARDETADTVARALAELPESLREVLVLKHFGRMSSSEIAVATNLPLGTVKSRLQAALKKLRGELRRRGLTDLE; encoded by the coding sequence ATGAACCAAGTGGCCGCCGCCACCGACCACGAGCTGATGGATCGCTCACGGCAGGGGGACCCCGCCGCGTTTGCGACCTTGATCGAGCGGTGGCAGGGGCCGGTCAGCCGACTGGTTTCGCAATTGCTGGGTCCGCAGGCCGATGTCGAGGATCTGTGCCAGGAGGTTTTTGTCCGCGTGCTGCGGGCACGTGACCGGTACCAGCCCAGCCACGCGTTCTCCACTTGGATGTATCGCATTGCCTTGAATGTGGCGCGCGACAGCCGCCGCCGACAACAGCATCGTCCGTCGGTGGTGGCGATGTCGCAGGACGTTCCGTCGTCGGCACCACCAGCGGCCGAATCGATGGCCCGCGACGAGACGGCTGACACCGTGGCCCGAGCGCTGGCCGAATTGCCCGAATCGTTGCGTGAAGTCCTGGTGCTCAAGCACTTCGGCCGGATGTCCTCCAGCGAAATCGCGGTGGCCACCAATCTGCCGCTGGGCACGGTGAAATCGCGCCTGCAAGCGGCCCTGAAGAAACTGCGCGGCGAATTGCGACGCCGCGGACTAACTGACTTGGAATAA
- a CDS encoding DUF1559 domain-containing protein translates to MRRFLYPLCALALAVTGLGSPALAVAAKTEVARLVETLWGHTDERTLIVVHVDLTELQPAEGMKQVAGLLQLAPDGDLWNAQQEKFVELATRYARDGARDLFFIVSIDQLPGLDGFVTYGPLNLKGSDSAAPRQRSDVRGEDDYVLIGPPLVSRSGLDLLNAERPDLSAPFASIEGRTVQILLIPSAQTRRIIEEIMPVLPAELGGAASRVLTQGMQWAALGIDLAPKKLDARLVVQSANAEAAQAFEVSLVQILKAISQFGAVQQAMPKFGGLVEQFKPTVAGDRLTFKMGSLTALAALMAPPVDAARLQAGRSRSMNNLKQIMLGMFNYLDAAKPQSFPPRATYTADGKPLLSWRVHILPYLDQAKLYKEFHLDEPWDSEHNRKLIERMPETLRSPLSSAPAGRTTYMVPVVEKGVFAGKETLQLKEITDGTSNTVAVVEADDDHAVIWTKPDDIEIDLTDPMRGLVNPALHGFYVAVCDGSVRLVSDKTDVKNLGRLFKANDGEVLEPLP, encoded by the coding sequence ATGCGACGTTTTCTCTATCCCCTTTGCGCTTTGGCCCTGGCAGTCACAGGGCTTGGCTCTCCCGCGCTTGCGGTCGCCGCCAAGACCGAAGTCGCGCGCCTGGTGGAAACGCTGTGGGGGCACACCGACGAAAGGACGTTGATCGTCGTACACGTTGATCTTACTGAATTGCAGCCCGCCGAAGGTATGAAGCAGGTGGCCGGATTGTTGCAATTAGCCCCAGACGGAGACTTATGGAACGCGCAACAAGAAAAGTTCGTCGAGCTCGCGACGCGATATGCTCGCGACGGAGCACGCGACCTGTTTTTCATCGTCAGTATCGACCAACTGCCGGGATTGGACGGATTCGTGACTTATGGTCCCCTTAATCTCAAGGGGAGTGACTCAGCGGCGCCACGTCAAAGGAGTGATGTGCGCGGCGAGGATGATTACGTCTTGATCGGTCCGCCGCTTGTTAGCCGAAGTGGTCTCGACCTCCTCAACGCTGAGCGCCCCGATCTTTCGGCCCCCTTTGCATCCATCGAAGGGCGGACGGTGCAGATCCTGCTGATTCCCTCGGCTCAAACTCGACGCATCATCGAAGAGATCATGCCTGTCCTTCCGGCTGAACTTGGCGGCGCAGCCAGCCGCGTGCTGACGCAGGGGATGCAGTGGGCCGCGTTAGGAATCGATCTCGCTCCGAAGAAGCTCGATGCCCGGCTGGTGGTTCAATCCGCCAATGCCGAGGCGGCCCAGGCGTTCGAAGTCAGTCTCGTGCAGATTTTGAAAGCGATCAGCCAGTTTGGAGCCGTACAACAAGCGATGCCCAAATTCGGAGGCCTTGTCGAGCAATTCAAACCGACCGTTGCGGGGGATCGCCTCACATTTAAAATGGGAAGTCTCACCGCGCTAGCGGCACTAATGGCGCCGCCGGTGGATGCGGCCCGGCTGCAAGCAGGCAGATCGCGTTCGATGAACAACCTCAAGCAGATCATGCTGGGGATGTTCAACTATCTGGACGCGGCAAAGCCTCAGTCCTTTCCGCCGCGCGCCACTTACACGGCCGACGGCAAGCCGCTATTGAGCTGGCGCGTGCATATCTTACCGTACCTGGATCAAGCCAAGCTTTACAAGGAATTCCACCTCGACGAGCCGTGGGACAGTGAGCACAACCGCAAACTGATCGAACGTATGCCCGAGACGCTGCGCAGCCCGCTATCGTCCGCCCCGGCTGGTCGCACGACGTACATGGTTCCGGTGGTCGAGAAGGGGGTCTTCGCCGGTAAAGAGACGTTGCAGCTGAAGGAAATCACCGATGGAACTAGCAATACGGTTGCCGTGGTCGAAGCTGATGACGATCACGCCGTGATCTGGACCAAGCCCGACGATATTGAAATCGATCTGACCGATCCGATGCGTGGGCTGGTCAACCCGGCGCTACACGGTTTCTACGTCGCGGTTTGCGACGGTAGTGTGCGTTTGGTCTCGGACAAAACAGACGTGAAGAACCTGGGCCGACTCTTTAAGGCCAACGACGGTGAAGTGCTCGAACCGCTACCGTAG